In a genomic window of Shouchella clausii:
- a CDS encoding phosphotransferase, giving the protein MWNPESSRITGVIDFGGSCLGDPAYDFAGILSSYGRHFFDMCISLCPNDSELSDRANFYKSTFALQEALHGIENDDKQAFESGIKGFR; this is encoded by the coding sequence TTGTGGAATCCAGAATCAAGTAGAATTACAGGTGTAATAGATTTTGGTGGTTCTTGCTTAGGAGATCCTGCGTATGATTTTGCTGGGATACTTTCCAGTTATGGTAGACATTTTTTTGATATGTGTATTAGTCTATGTCCTAATGATAGCGAATTATCAGACCGAGCTAATTTTTATAAAAGTACATTCGCTTTACAAGAAGCATTACACGGGATTGAGAACGATGATAAACAGGCCTTTGAAAGTGGGATTAAAGGATTTAGATAA
- a CDS encoding GAP family protein, whose amino-acid sequence MFLALIDSLSFGTLLIPLWLLISSKEIKIKRFSIYIVTVVLFYFITGLVLVISAEALLNLGETFFQSTTFQYFQLILGVGLIIISYRMDSKTIDRRTEKQEKTNPSVWRDQLLSDSNTAKQSSIMLISLAFTACLLEVATMLPYLLAIGMISANDYSLQQSGLILFGYCIVMILPALILLMGRVFAHNLLKKPLIHLEVWLSKNARNTTAWIIGIVGFILAANAIYELELYHIMACILNVSFVT is encoded by the coding sequence ATATTTTTAGCTTTAATCGATTCCCTGAGTTTCGGGACTTTGTTAATCCCGTTGTGGCTATTAATAAGTTCAAAAGAAATAAAAATTAAAAGATTTTCTATCTATATAGTTACTGTAGTGCTTTTTTATTTTATCACTGGATTAGTACTCGTAATTAGTGCTGAAGCTTTGCTAAATCTAGGTGAAACATTCTTCCAATCGACTACGTTTCAGTATTTCCAACTTATTTTAGGTGTGGGTTTAATCATTATAAGCTATAGAATGGACTCAAAAACAATAGATAGACGAACAGAGAAACAAGAGAAAACAAACCCATCTGTTTGGAGAGATCAGCTTTTAAGTGACTCCAATACTGCTAAACAATCTTCAATTATGCTCATAAGTCTTGCATTTACCGCATGTCTATTAGAGGTGGCTACCATGCTACCATATCTATTAGCAATAGGAATGATCTCTGCCAATGATTATTCACTTCAACAATCTGGATTGATACTGTTTGGTTACTGCATAGTTATGATTCTGCCAGCACTAATTTTATTAATGGGAAGAGTGTTTGCCCATAACTTGCTGAAAAAACCCCTTATTCATTTAGAAGTATGGTTATCAAAGAATGCCAGAAACACAACAGCATGGATAATTGGCATTGTTGGATTTATCCTAGCAGCTAATGCCATTTATGAGTTAGAACTTTATCATATCATGGCTTGCATTCTAAACGTCTCTTTTGTAACCTAG
- a CDS encoding MerR family transcriptional regulator, whose protein sequence is MLEFKQKGNENIDDGKKYSIGEFAKLTGITERTLRHYDQTGILKPFNYTEHGHRVYNSRSIVQLQKILVLKFLDLSLGEISEYLERPEQDLAQTMVEQKNMLLEKKIQIDTVIQIITRVQGIVSGSDPVDEQSLLVLIHALKNAEVRNRWITEHESDSVYNKLHSHTEKLELEKEMTGRGIVY, encoded by the coding sequence GTGTTAGAGTTTAAACAGAAAGGGAATGAGAATATTGACGATGGAAAAAAATACTCCATTGGGGAATTTGCAAAACTGACTGGGATTACTGAACGAACACTGCGACACTACGATCAAACAGGGATATTGAAACCTTTTAACTACACGGAACATGGGCATCGAGTTTATAACAGCAGATCCATTGTCCAGCTTCAGAAAATATTAGTGCTAAAATTTTTGGATTTATCACTCGGAGAAATTTCAGAATACTTAGAGCGCCCGGAACAAGATTTAGCACAGACAATGGTCGAGCAGAAAAATATGCTGCTAGAAAAGAAAATACAGATTGATACAGTGATACAAATCATTACTCGTGTTCAAGGAATTGTTTCAGGTTCAGATCCTGTAGATGAACAATCATTGCTTGTCCTTATTCATGCCTTAAAAAATGCAGAGGTACGAAATCGCTGGATAACTGAACATGAGTCCGATTCTGTGTATAATAAACTACACTCACATACAGAAAAACTTGAGTTGGAGAAAGAAATGACTGGAAGAGGAATTGTTTATTGA
- a CDS encoding endonuclease/exonuclease/phosphatase family protein, which produces MRRVLKVGVALAVLTSVNYLLGTDEQVHASENQEELDKMKVMSFNLRNSGGNDPSPHSWSERRPTVQSFLETEEPDILGTQEALYDQVTHLDEDLPDYEWIGIGREGGTDGEFMAIYYKSDRFKPTDTGHYWLSDTPDVVGSTSWGNTIPRMVTWAKFEEEATGEQFYFVNTHFDHQSEESRQKSAELIIEKINEYDESLPIILTGDFNTTPDSVSHGILTGEGLFEDPWDYAEEKINEELGTFNGFNDPTGGGTDNKIDWVLTKNILAESIGINDYRNGEQYPSDHFPVIAEFKLGEE; this is translated from the coding sequence GTGAGGAGAGTTTTGAAAGTAGGGGTTGCGCTTGCTGTATTGACCTCAGTAAATTATCTGTTAGGTACTGATGAGCAAGTACATGCCTCGGAAAACCAAGAGGAGTTGGATAAAATGAAAGTAATGTCGTTTAATTTGCGCAATAGCGGGGGAAACGATCCTTCTCCTCATAGTTGGAGTGAGAGGCGTCCTACAGTTCAGTCCTTTTTAGAAACGGAAGAGCCAGATATTTTAGGCACGCAAGAAGCTCTTTATGATCAGGTTACTCACCTTGATGAAGACTTACCTGATTACGAATGGATTGGAATTGGGCGAGAAGGTGGAACCGATGGGGAATTCATGGCAATTTATTATAAAAGTGACCGTTTCAAACCAACTGATACAGGCCATTACTGGCTTTCCGATACGCCAGATGTAGTCGGCTCGACTTCTTGGGGAAATACAATTCCTCGAATGGTCACATGGGCAAAGTTTGAAGAAGAAGCAACTGGCGAACAGTTTTATTTCGTGAATACGCATTTTGATCATCAATCGGAAGAATCTAGGCAAAAAAGTGCTGAATTGATTATCGAAAAAATCAATGAGTATGATGAAAGCTTACCGATTATACTAACGGGTGATTTTAACACGACTCCAGATAGTGTTTCTCATGGTATTTTAACGGGAGAAGGATTGTTTGAAGATCCGTGGGATTATGCTGAAGAAAAAATAAACGAAGAGTTAGGTACATTCAATGGATTTAATGATCCCACAGGTGGTGGAACCGATAATAAAATTGATTGGGTTCTAACAAAGAACATTTTAGCTGAATCCATTGGGATTAATGATTATCGCAATGGTGAGCAGTATCCAAGTGACCATTTTCCAGTCATTGCAGAATTTAAGCTTGGAGAAGAATAG
- a CDS encoding phosphotransferase family protein: MINNYMKNVKSIYPNISIENFYLNEMGQNNDVLIVNHSLVFRFPKYKNGIIQLKRETEILQYIKDIISTPIPNPIYQYLEELEPGKVFTGYHLIDGVPLWGESLRGIKNHALVKGLATQLVSFLVELHSISEEKLSRELKLQVNNPREEINKLYDKIQKNLFAFMRREAQKRNITLL; encoded by the coding sequence ATGATAAACAACTATATGAAAAATGTTAAATCGATTTATCCTAATATATCCATTGAAAACTTTTATCTTAATGAAATGGGACAAAATAATGATGTATTAATTGTAAACCATTCTCTAGTTTTTAGATTTCCCAAATATAAAAATGGAATTATTCAATTAAAAAGAGAGACAGAAATTCTGCAATACATTAAAGATATCATTTCCACTCCTATTCCAAATCCAATATATCAGTATCTTGAAGAATTAGAGCCCGGTAAGGTCTTCACTGGCTATCATCTAATCGATGGTGTGCCTTTGTGGGGGGAAAGTTTAAGAGGTATAAAGAATCATGCATTGGTGAAAGGCTTAGCTACACAACTTGTTTCTTTTCTTGTAGAGCTGCATTCCATTTCGGAAGAGAAACTAAGTCGAGAGTTGAAACTACAGGTTAATAACCCTCGTGAAGAAATAAACAAACTGTATGATAAGATTCAAAAAAATTTATTTGCTTTTATGAGAAGAGAAGCACAAAAAAGAAATATCACACTCCTTTGA